In the genome of Firmicutes bacterium HGW-Firmicutes-1, the window TTTTATTAAGCCTTGCTCATAGTTTAAATCTGCTCTTGAAAGCGCATTGTTTTGCAAATATATAAAGGTTTCAGAGAACTTACGCTGTTCCCAAGCATCTGTAAATCCTCTGAAGCGAATTGCAGGTTTTTTATTTTCTCCCATACTACTCACCCCCGAGCAGCGTCTTGAACTCGCTAAGACCTTTCATATCAAATTCATCTCCCACTAGTTCGTCAATCATTTTACACAACAACTGTTCTGTTTCTTGAATTTGAGTTTCTACCTCAAAAAATGTGATCGCATATTTATTTTGCATGATTTGAATTTTGCTAACTAAGCTATCAACAACAGTCTCAGGTAGAGTGTGTAAATTTTTAACTAAACTTTCAATCCATTTTTTATCTAGAAGTTCATATACTTCTTCATCGGAAAGATTTTCGATAGTTGCCTTTGTTAAAGTATGAAGCTCAGCACTTTCTTTCTTAATTTGAGCCTTAAGCTCTTTTTCTTCTTTTATCAATTCATCTGCTCGAATCAACTTATTTCTAAATTCAATTGATTCTAATGTGTCAGTCTCGGCGTTTAACTCTTTCAGTTTTTTAAACACTTCTTTAGCAACAAAGGTATCGTTAGAATCATTGAGTACATCAGTTTCTTTTTCATCTTCTGTCATTGAGTCAATAATTTCTTCGTATACAGAGGGAATCTCTGATAATCTATTTTCTTTCGCTTTTAATGCATCATAATCCTTTTTTAAAAGAGTAGTTTGTACAAGTTCAAAAGGAATGATATGACCTACATAACCTTCTTGAACTTCTTGATCTTTGCCTTCTTTTTTCTTGATTACTATATTAGGATCAACTTGCTTAGTTGCTTCGAATCCTTCAGTTTGAATGACCTCTAGATCTATAGCAATCTTTGTCCATTCATTATCCAATATTTGATATGCATCATATCTGTCTATTATTGGAAAGTTCTTTAATCGCTCGAAAATATTTTCACTAAGTACCGTTTCTTCTTTTGAAACTGCAACCTCATTCATTTTGTTTAGAAGTTCTTCTCTAAGATATGGAGTAAAGCTCTCAAAAGCACTTCGAAAGGCGTCTTCAAAAGCAATAACGTCAGTATGATTTTTAATTGTCATCTTTATTTCATCAGTTGCTAACTCAGCATATGGAGTGTCACTATTTAAAAACAAGGTATCTCTAAGCGTGGGAAATGTTTGCCAAAATTTATGGAGTGTTTCAATTTCTGATTTTGGAATACCGCCAAACATGGTTGCGTATATATCCCATGTGTCCGCGCTTTCAGAAGAGTCCACATAACGAGGAATATTAAGGTTATATTCATTACTACGGATTTCTTCGCGACTTACAATTTTTGAAAATTTATCCACGGATTCACGAGCAATAACCACATCTGAAATTCTCTTAATATCAGATGCCCTCAATTTATTATTTTTACCCTCTTTAATAAAACCTCTAGAAGCATCCACAATCAAAACATCAGTGTTTTCACGTTTTTGCTTAAGAACCATAATAATTGTTGGAATACCTGTTCCGAAAAATATATTCGAAGGCAGTCCAATTATCGCATCAATATGATTATTCTCTATTAGGTTTTTACGAATTGTTCCTTCTTCACCTCCACGGAACAATACACCGTGTGGGAGAACAATCGTCATAATTCCGTCTGGTCTAATATGAAACAGATCATGCAATAAGAAAGCATAGTCTGCTTTACCTTTTGGAGCTAATCCAAAACGAGAATATCTTGGATCATTTTCTTTACTAGTAGGATCCCAAGGTTGTGAGTATGGTGGATTTGATACTACTGCGTCTACATATAATGGATCATATGTATTTACAGGATCGTTCTCATCAAAGTAAGGCCAGTCTTCCTCTAAGGTGTCACCGTTACGTGTTACTATATTGTAAGGTTCAATGCCACGCATAACCAAGTTCATTCGTGTTAGGTTGTAGGTGTTTTCTTTAAGTTCTTGGGCGTAGTATTTGATTTTATTTTCATCATCGATATATTTTGATACGCAGTGTCCTATATTAATTAATAATGAACCTGAACCACTTGTTGGGTCATAAATTCTAATTTCACTTCTACCTTTCAGATGACTAGCGACGATTTCAGACATCAATAATGAAACCTCGTGAGGGGTATAAAATTCGCCGGCTTTTTTACCTGCATTAGCTGCAAACATGCTAATGAGATATTCGTAAATAAAACCAATAACATCATAGTCTTGTTTGCCATCCATAGGAATGTCTTTAATCAGCTGTAGTAACCCACTGATAGCTTTTGTTTGCGCACCTGAGCTGTCCCCTAGTTTGCTTAATCCAGTTTGTAAGGTATCAAAAACATCTTCAAAAACTTTTTTGTGTGTTTTGTAAATCAAACGACTGAATGCAGAAAGAGCATCTCTCACATTTGATACATCAAATTTATTTCCCATATCAAGCCAAGTAGAAAACAAATCCTTGTAAGCGATGAAATACCCAACACCTTTTTGGATGTATTCCACCATCTCCTGATCCTCTTCTGTAATAGCCTTGATGTCATCGTCAGTAAAGTCATTTGCTTTTAAAAACTTCACTTCTTTATCTGATAGGTACTTGTAAAAGATGAAACCTAAAATATAATCCTTGTATTCGTTCGCTTCTATTTTTGAACGCATTCTATTTGCAGATTCCCATATCTTTGTTGCAAGTTGTTGCTTATTCATATGTTTTTATTTCCTCCCGTCAATGTTAATCTATGTGCAATTCTTAAGGGTGTTATTTAACATGATTAATTTCTTCTGGTAAAATATCCATGATATCGTCCAATGTACAATCAAGTGCCCTACATATTTTCACAAGCACATCTGTTGTAACATTATCACCATGGTTCAATTTGTTGATGGTATAATGACTTATGCCAGCAGCTATTTCTAAGTCTTTCTTTTTCATATCCTTATCTATAAGCTGTTTCCAAAGTTTTTTGTAACTTATTGCCATCATTTATCCTCCCTATTCAGAAATAAGCAAAGCACTAATAAATTATATCACAGCAATAAGTTCATTACATTATAAAGTTAGTGTTCGATGTGTTTTTATATTAAAAAGAGATTTTTTATTGCTTTAACAACACAAATTATTATGCATCACACACTTTGTGTTTAACCAAAACATTTTTATAGTTTATATAGTTTATTTTTAAACATTGGTGGTCATTTATTATTATAAAGTATAACAAGTACGGTAAAACGGACAGTCGCTTTAATCAGAATTTTGTAATAACTGAAACTCTATCTTTTTTCTCTGCTGTTAAATTAATTCTTAAAGTGATTCCTTCTGGGCAGTCCATCATGAACCCCACCTCAGTCCACGAAAAAGGCATAGATTCCCCTTGGCGGAAAACTGTAGATTTTTCGTGAACATTCATATTTCTATTTTAAAAATACCCGTTATGTCGAGCTCAACATAACAACTTACCGAACATAATAGCGATTTGAAGAATTGCTGCCATTCTCCCTATAGCGGCATTCCTTTCGAAGCAATCCACACTTCAACAAATCATCTAGAGCTCGTTTTACTGTACTGACAGACATTGATGTATCTCTGGCAATGGTTTTTATGGCTGGCCAACATTCACCTTCAGCATTGCTTCTGTCTTTCAAATACATATATACTGATTTGGCTCGAGAGGATATTTCTTCTCTGTATAAATTCCCGAAGAAACTCAACCGTCTCACCTCCCTATGTTCTAATGATTGTTTTACTCTTCACAGCAGATTCATCGCTTGGATCCATCACAGGAGAATGAAGTGTTCCGCCTCGCTTACCAGTTTCAGTATTCTCATCAATAGCTACATCATCAACATCCAATGCCATGGTATGCCTCACGATGTTTTCTTCAAGCTCCTCTTTATCAGCGTAGTACACTTTACGATGGGACTTCTCCTCAGTTTCATATATCTTTTCAAATGTAATTCCCCAGTCCAAAAAAAGTTTCAGCTTTGTTTTCATTGGATGTACACCCGTTTTCATAACAACAAAATTTCCTTTAGGTAATGCTTTTAATTCATCCGCTGTAAGTAGTGGTCTTTCTATCATCTGTAGACTCTGAGACGGATCATTTTTGCCTCGACTAATGCTGCCACTCATAACCGTTCTGCTACCAAGAGCCTTAGAGAGCACCTGTGCCGTTTCAGAGTTTGG includes:
- a CDS encoding helix-turn-helix domain-containing protein, with the translated sequence MSFFGNLYREEISSRAKSVYMYLKDRSNAEGECWPAIKTIARDTSMSVSTVKRALDDLLKCGLLRKECRYRENGSNSSNRYYVR
- a CDS encoding type I restriction-modification system subunit M, giving the protein MNKQQLATKIWESANRMRSKIEANEYKDYILGFIFYKYLSDKEVKFLKANDFTDDDIKAITEEDQEMVEYIQKGVGYFIAYKDLFSTWLDMGNKFDVSNVRDALSAFSRLIYKTHKKVFEDVFDTLQTGLSKLGDSSGAQTKAISGLLQLIKDIPMDGKQDYDVIGFIYEYLISMFAANAGKKAGEFYTPHEVSLLMSEIVASHLKGRSEIRIYDPTSGSGSLLINIGHCVSKYIDDENKIKYYAQELKENTYNLTRMNLVMRGIEPYNIVTRNGDTLEEDWPYFDENDPVNTYDPLYVDAVVSNPPYSQPWDPTSKENDPRYSRFGLAPKGKADYAFLLHDLFHIRPDGIMTIVLPHGVLFRGGEEGTIRKNLIENNHIDAIIGLPSNIFFGTGIPTIIMVLKQKRENTDVLIVDASRGFIKEGKNNKLRASDIKRISDVVIARESVDKFSKIVSREEIRSNEYNLNIPRYVDSSESADTWDIYATMFGGIPKSEIETLHKFWQTFPTLRDTLFLNSDTPYAELATDEIKMTIKNHTDVIAFEDAFRSAFESFTPYLREELLNKMNEVAVSKEETVLSENIFERLKNFPIIDRYDAYQILDNEWTKIAIDLEVIQTEGFEATKQVDPNIVIKKKEGKDQEVQEGYVGHIIPFELVQTTLLKKDYDALKAKENRLSEIPSVYEEIIDSMTEDEKETDVLNDSNDTFVAKEVFKKLKELNAETDTLESIEFRNKLIRADELIKEEKELKAQIKKESAELHTLTKATIENLSDEEVYELLDKKWIESLVKNLHTLPETVVDSLVSKIQIMQNKYAITFFEVETQIQETEQLLCKMIDELVGDEFDMKGLSEFKTLLGGE
- a CDS encoding restriction endonuclease subunit S, whose translation is MGENKKPAIRFRGFTDAWEQRKFSETFIYLQNNALSRADLNYEQGLIK
- a CDS encoding XRE family transcriptional regulator; translation: MAISYKKLWKQLIDKDMKKKDLEIAAGISHYTINKLNHGDNVTTDVLVKICRALDCTLDDIMDILPEEINHVK